The sequence GCCCAGCAGCCACCGACCATGATTGCTACGGCCACCGGACGGCTCAGATCGAAACGCTCAAGCAGCCAGGCCGCCACCGGCTCAACCAACGATATCGCCGAGGTCAGCGCCGCGCCAATCACCAAAATGAAGAACACTCCACCAAGGATCGAACCGCCCGGCAGATCGGCAAAGGCTATTGGTAAAGTTACGAACATCAGTCCTGGCCCCTGCCCGGCTTCCATACCGCTGCCAAACACCAGCGAAAAAATCGCCACCCCAGCCATCAGAGCAATCAGCGTATCGACAACAGCAATCGAGACGGCAGTACGCGTCAGGGAAGCTTCGCTGGACATATAAGCGCCATAGGCCATGATCGCACCCATGCCAAGGCTGAGGGTGAAGAATGACTGCCCCATCGCCTGCAGCCAGCCCTCCAGGCTCAGGTCATTAAGGTTGAAGGTAAACAGAAAGCGCATGGCCGCAGCGGCATCCCCAACCACCACACCATAGACCAGCACAATCATCAGGATCACGAACAGGGCCGGCATCATGATCCGCAAGCCGCCTTCGATCCCCCTGTGAATTCCCATCGCGACAATCAAGCCGGAAGCGCCAATGAACAAGGTATGGTAAAGCAGCAGGCGTTCTGGCGAAGCCAGCAAGGCACCGAAGGAGGCACCTATCGTTTCGGCATCAGCGCCGGCCAGCGCCCCGGAAAACAGCAACCCGGTGTAATGGATCGCCCAGCCAGCGATAACCGAGTAGAAACTCAGGATCACGAAGGCTGCACCCGCCCCCATCCAGCCGATCACCTGCCAGGCCGAACTGGTGCCGTGACTTTCCGTCAGGTATTTCATTCCCATGATCGGGCTACGGCGGCTGGAGCGACCGAGCAGAGTCTCAGCGATCAAAATAGGGATCCCCACCACCGCGATGGTCAAGGCGTAGACCAGAATAAAGGCGCCGCCGCCGTTCTCACCCGTCAGATAAGGGAAGCGCCACAGATTGCCTAACCCGACCGCGGAACCCACAGCGGCCAACAGAAAGGTTCCCTTGTGAGTCCAGATATTTTTTCCACTCATTGCAGCGACTCCCCGTTGGAAGTGCGTGGGTTGCTTCGTTATTCAGGTTAGCATAGGGATCACAATTAGCTTTTCCGAGGCGTTATGAGCCGGATTTCCCAGCGTTACAGGCATGTACTCGACTTTGCCCGGCGCTTCGTCATGCCCTATCGCTGGTGGGTACTAGGCGCCTTGGCGGCACTGATGTTTACTGCTGCCGTTACCCTGTCCTTGGGTCAAGGGCTACGTCTGTTGGTCGACCAGGGTTTTGCCACAGGCTCGGCGCAGCAGTTGAATCAGTCGGTAGCGCTGTTCGGGATGCTGGTGGTCGCGCTGGCGATCGGCACCTTCGCCCGCTTTTATCTGGTGTCATGGATTGGCGAACGGGTGGTCGCCGATATCCGCTGTCAGGTGTTCGATCACCTGATTGAGCTGCATCCGGGCTTTTTCGAAAGCAATCGCGGCCTGGAAATCCAGTCGCGCCTTACCGCCGACACCACGGTGCTGCAATCGGTGATTGGCTCTACAGTATCGATTGCCCTGCGCAACGCGCTGATGCTGATCGGTGGCATGATCCTGCTGTTCATCACCAACCCCAAACTCACCAGCATCGTGATGACCGCCATTCCGCTGGTGATTGCCCCGATTCTGTTCTTTGGCCGCCGGGTGCGGCGCCTGTCCCGGCTCAGCCAGGACCGGGTCGCGGATGTCGGTGCCTACGTTGGCGAAATACTCGGCCAGATCAAGACTGTCCAGGCCTACAACCACCAGCATGCCGACAAGACCCGGTTCGCCCAGGTCAGCGAGCAGGCCTTTCAGGTCGCCCGCCAGCGGATTGCCCAACGAGCCTGGCTGACCTTTGCCGTGATCACCCTGGTTCTAGGCGCGATTGGGGTCATGCTCTGGGTTGGTGGTATGGATGTGATTCAGAGCCGCATCAGCGGCGGTGAACTGGCGGCCTTCGTGTTCTACAGCCTCATCGTTGGGGTTTCTGCTGGCGCCCTGAGTGAGGTCATTGGTGAGTTGCAACGCGCTGCCGGCGCCACCAGCAGAATCCTCGAACTGCTGGCCAGCCAACGGGAAATCGGCCCGCCAACCCATGACCTTGAGCACCTGCCACAGCCGCCCAGTGGTCGGATCAGTTTTGAACAAGTGAGTTTCGCCTACCCGTCCCGGCCTCAGCGCCAGGTCATCAACCAGTTCAATCTGAGCGTCAGTCCGGGTGAGACCCTCGCTCTGGTTGGCCCCTCCGGAGCCGGCAAGTCAACGCTGTTCGACCTGCTACTGCGCTTCTTCGACCCCAGCAGTGGCTGCATCCGGATTGACGGCATCGACATCCGCCAACTTGATCCCGATGAGCTGCGCAGCTGCTTCGCCCTGGTATCGCAAAATCCGGCCCTGTTCTATGGCAGCGTGGCTGACAACATCCGTTACGGTCGGCCACAGGCCAGCCAGCAGGAGGTCGAAGCCGCTGCCCGGGCCGCCCATGCCGAAGAGTTCATTCAGACCCTGCCGCAAGGCTATGAAACTCACCTGGGCGATGCCGGGCTGGGGCTTTCGGGTGGCCAGAAGCAGCGTCTGGCAATCGCCCGGGCACTGCTGCTCGACGCGCCGATACTATTGCTCGACGAGGCGACCAGCGCGCTGGACGCCCACAGCGAACACCTGATTCAGCAGGCGCTTCCCAGGTTGATGCAGGGGCGCACAACACTGGTGATCGCCCACCGGCTGGCCACCATTCAGCATGCCGATCGGATCGCGGTGATCGATCAGGGGCAGCTCCAGGCCCTGGGTAGTCATACTGAACTAGTGACCAACAACCCCCTGTATGCCCGCCTGGCCGCATTGCAGTTTGGCCAGTCCGAAGCCCAGCCTCAGTGATAGCTGCCTGAGGCCCCGCGCAGCTTGTCTGGATTGACCACCGAGTAAATACCGGTGATGGCGCGACCATCACTTTCCAACAGCACTACCGAGCGCAACTGGCCATCCAGCAAAAGCAACACCCCGGTCTGACCATTGATCAGTGCCAGACGCATCTCCAACCGGTCACGCCAACTGCGCTGCAAGCCCATCGCCAGACGGGTCGCCGCCCGCACCCCGTGCAAGACCCGGGATGCCGCACGTACTCGCCCGCCACCATCGGCAATCCACCGCACCTCTTCTGCCAACAGGCTGGCAAACGCCTTGGCGTCTCCTTGCGCCATCGCCGCAACGAAGCGCTCCAACAATTGCCGGTGAGCCGCCGGGTCCACATCGAAGCGTGGCCGCTCATCACGCAGACGGGCACGGGCGCGGCTGATGGCCTGACGGCTGGCGACCGGACTCTTGCCTATCATTGCCGCAATCTCGTCATACGAGTAATCGAACACCTCACGCAGCAGAAACGCTGCTCGCTCCTGGGCGCTCAAGCGCTCCATGGCCAACAGAAAAGCCATCGACAGGTCAGAGGCCATTTCAGCCAGACGCTCGGCTCCCGGCACCATGTCGTCGAACACCGGCTCCGGTAACCACGGCCC is a genomic window of Halopseudomonas phragmitis containing:
- a CDS encoding sodium-dependent transporter, whose translation is MSGKNIWTHKGTFLLAAVGSAVGLGNLWRFPYLTGENGGGAFILVYALTIAVVGIPILIAETLLGRSSRRSPIMGMKYLTESHGTSSAWQVIGWMGAGAAFVILSFYSVIAGWAIHYTGLLFSGALAGADAETIGASFGALLASPERLLLYHTLFIGASGLIVAMGIHRGIEGGLRIMMPALFVILMIVLVYGVVVGDAAAAMRFLFTFNLNDLSLEGWLQAMGQSFFTLSLGMGAIMAYGAYMSSEASLTRTAVSIAVVDTLIALMAGVAIFSLVFGSGMEAGQGPGLMFVTLPIAFADLPGGSILGGVFFILVIGAALTSAISLVEPVAAWLLERFDLSRPVAVAIMVGGCWALGLLTVFSFNVWSEGTITHQWFGRSPFDVLEFITNILMPLGGLLIALFAGWALTREDVIRQMATNDRWFSAWQFLVRFVAPTAVAFVFLRTIPQVEGYWMPAIGAVLIIGAFTAGRTFMIRR
- a CDS encoding ABC transporter transmembrane domain-containing protein, translating into MSRISQRYRHVLDFARRFVMPYRWWVLGALAALMFTAAVTLSLGQGLRLLVDQGFATGSAQQLNQSVALFGMLVVALAIGTFARFYLVSWIGERVVADIRCQVFDHLIELHPGFFESNRGLEIQSRLTADTTVLQSVIGSTVSIALRNALMLIGGMILLFITNPKLTSIVMTAIPLVIAPILFFGRRVRRLSRLSQDRVADVGAYVGEILGQIKTVQAYNHQHADKTRFAQVSEQAFQVARQRIAQRAWLTFAVITLVLGAIGVMLWVGGMDVIQSRISGGELAAFVFYSLIVGVSAGALSEVIGELQRAAGATSRILELLASQREIGPPTHDLEHLPQPPSGRISFEQVSFAYPSRPQRQVINQFNLSVSPGETLALVGPSGAGKSTLFDLLLRFFDPSSGCIRIDGIDIRQLDPDELRSCFALVSQNPALFYGSVADNIRYGRPQASQQEVEAAARAAHAEEFIQTLPQGYETHLGDAGLGLSGGQKQRLAIARALLLDAPILLLDEATSALDAHSEHLIQQALPRLMQGRTTLVIAHRLATIQHADRIAVIDQGQLQALGSHTELVTNNPLYARLAALQFGQSEAQPQ
- a CDS encoding RNA polymerase sigma-70 factor — translated: MNDKAELFDQARPRLLGLGYRLLGTRMDAEDLVQDAWFRWSEADHKQIADPQAWLVTVVTRLGIDRLRQLKRRREEYSGPWLPEPVFDDMVPGAERLAEMASDLSMAFLLAMERLSAQERAAFLLREVFDYSYDEIAAMIGKSPVASRQAISRARARLRDERPRFDVDPAAHRQLLERFVAAMAQGDAKAFASLLAEEVRWIADGGGRVRAASRVLHGVRAATRLAMGLQRSWRDRLEMRLALINGQTGVLLLLDGQLRSVVLLESDGRAITGIYSVVNPDKLRGASGSYH